The following are encoded in a window of Brevibacillus sp. DP1.3A genomic DNA:
- a CDS encoding sensor domain-containing diguanylate cyclase — protein MPVLQKKANHSKKISLVALLTGLVSLSVVLTVTILLISFYQSKKQALIHTTLTLNHTSALKMSHTIDALIKSMRSSLQYSASIFSDMHAMDADEIHSKLELIRGTNNFFNSIIVVDETGLVRSVSPESIGTAGTNLKMEVGKKVLALKKPYISVPYITAHSNRLILLISEPIFDKDGIYRGFIGGTIYLHEENILNTILGSNPTDELGSSFYIVGSNGHLLFHRDESRIGEDISANPAVYKLTQGQSGYEQIVNLRGQTELAAYVKVPENDWGVVVVSNISVVYEQVNRDIQRVLLYTLPPFLLLMLVVIGLARKVARPFVSLADLVSKAGREEVEFSEGKQHWNREAELLTRAIRFTLNDIKKQTDQLAHDARTDPLTGLTNRRTLEETMQKWMMEQIPFSLIMMDLDRFKSINDTYGHQSGDEVLKHFAKMISSSLRPEDVSSRFGGEEFVVLVSHAGLEEAYQVAERIRHTLETSTNPIGQPLTVSQGIAHYPSHAVSAEDLMHVADEAMYKAKRSGRNQTMIAEVE, from the coding sequence ATGCCTGTCTTACAAAAAAAAGCAAACCACTCGAAAAAGATTAGCCTGGTGGCACTATTAACAGGACTAGTCTCTTTATCCGTTGTTCTGACTGTTACCATTCTCCTTATCTCATTCTATCAATCCAAAAAACAGGCACTGATTCACACGACGTTGACCTTAAATCACACAAGTGCACTCAAAATGAGTCACACCATAGACGCTTTGATAAAATCCATGCGGAGTAGCTTACAGTATTCGGCGAGCATCTTTTCCGATATGCACGCGATGGATGCAGATGAAATACATTCGAAGCTTGAATTGATACGTGGTACAAACAACTTTTTTAATTCGATTATCGTGGTGGATGAAACCGGGCTTGTTCGAAGTGTGTCTCCCGAATCAATTGGTACAGCAGGAACAAATTTGAAAATGGAAGTGGGGAAAAAGGTACTGGCATTAAAAAAGCCCTATATTTCTGTACCCTATATCACTGCACATTCGAATCGTCTCATTTTGCTTATTAGTGAACCCATTTTTGATAAAGACGGAATCTACCGTGGTTTTATCGGGGGAACGATTTATCTTCATGAAGAGAACATTTTAAATACGATCCTGGGGAGCAACCCAACGGACGAGCTAGGTTCATCTTTCTACATCGTAGGATCAAACGGTCATTTGTTGTTCCATCGTGATGAAAGTCGGATCGGAGAGGATATCAGTGCCAATCCAGCCGTGTACAAGCTCACTCAAGGGCAAAGTGGCTATGAACAGATCGTCAACTTGAGGGGACAGACGGAATTGGCCGCCTACGTGAAGGTTCCAGAGAACGACTGGGGTGTCGTTGTCGTGTCGAATATCAGTGTTGTTTATGAACAAGTAAATCGTGATATTCAACGCGTTTTGTTGTATACACTGCCTCCCTTTCTACTATTAATGCTAGTTGTGATTGGACTTGCGCGCAAAGTAGCAAGACCTTTCGTATCCCTGGCCGATCTTGTGAGCAAGGCAGGTAGAGAAGAGGTTGAGTTCTCGGAAGGTAAACAACATTGGAATCGAGAGGCTGAGCTGTTAACTCGAGCTATTCGCTTTACATTAAACGATATCAAAAAACAGACAGATCAGTTGGCTCATGATGCGCGAACAGATCCGTTGACAGGGCTAACAAACCGAAGAACGCTCGAGGAAACCATGCAAAAATGGATGATGGAGCAAATCCCCTTTTCTCTTATTATGATGGACCTTGATCGATTTAAATCCATTAATGACACGTATGGTCATCAGTCTGGAGATGAGGTGTTGAAACATTTTGCAAAAATGATTTCTTCATCACTTCGGCCAGAAGATGTGAGCAGTCGTTTTGGCGGTGAGGAATTTGTTGTCCTTGTTTCCCATGCTGGCTTGGAAGAGGCCTATCAGGTGGCCGAACGAATACGCCATACCTTAGAAACAAGTACAAATCCAATCGGGCAGCCGCTGACCGTGTCACAAGGCATTGCGCACTATCCTTCCCATGCTGTTTCGGCTGAAGATCTGATGCATGTAGCTGACGAGGCCATGTACAAGGCGAAGAGATCAGGTAGGAACCAAACAATGATAGCGGAAGTGGAGTAA
- the brnQ gene encoding branched-chain amino acid transport system II carrier protein: MSQKAPVSFVVTIGFMLFALFFGAGNLIFPPMLGQLAGTNVWIANAGFLVTGVGLPLLAITAFVYSGKEDLRSLASRVHPVFGIVFTIVLYLAIGPFFAIPRSGNVSFDIGVKPFLSEQAGSAPLILFTILFFAIACFLSLNPMKIIHVVGKILTPIKLTFIGIIAVTAILYPIGALQAPQEDYTSDVFFKGFQEGYLTLDALVAFVFGMIIVNAIKEKGVTAKKQVLAACAKATMIAGLLLALFYTALSFMGASSVEKLGHLENGAEVLAKVSNYYFGSYGAVLLGLMITVACLTTSVGLITACSSFFHSLFPKISYKKFAVILSVFSTLVANIGLTQLIKVSLPILMTMYPIAISLLFLTFLHKAFNGRPEVYQGSLLFTFLISLFDGLKAAGVENSVVHHYFTQFLPLYDVGLGWLLPSLIGGVCGYMISVFRKNTYHVQKQKEA; the protein is encoded by the coding sequence GTGTCACAGAAAGCACCAGTTTCTTTTGTAGTTACGATAGGATTCATGTTATTTGCTTTGTTTTTTGGGGCGGGCAATTTAATTTTTCCGCCAATGCTTGGCCAATTAGCAGGAACAAATGTATGGATAGCCAATGCAGGTTTTTTGGTAACAGGGGTCGGGTTACCTTTGTTAGCGATCACAGCCTTTGTTTATTCGGGAAAAGAAGACTTACGCTCCTTAGCCAGTCGTGTGCATCCTGTATTCGGAATTGTTTTCACGATTGTTCTATATCTAGCAATCGGTCCGTTTTTTGCGATACCTAGATCCGGCAATGTATCGTTTGATATTGGGGTAAAGCCTTTTCTATCAGAACAGGCAGGTTCGGCACCGCTGATTCTATTTACCATCCTGTTTTTCGCAATTGCCTGCTTCTTATCGCTCAATCCTATGAAAATTATCCATGTAGTCGGAAAAATCTTAACTCCAATTAAATTAACATTTATCGGAATTATTGCAGTAACGGCTATTCTTTATCCAATTGGAGCCCTTCAAGCCCCGCAAGAAGATTACACATCCGATGTATTTTTCAAGGGTTTTCAAGAAGGGTATTTAACATTGGATGCGCTTGTAGCTTTTGTTTTTGGAATGATCATCGTGAATGCGATTAAAGAAAAAGGAGTTACTGCCAAAAAACAAGTTTTGGCTGCGTGCGCAAAAGCAACAATGATAGCCGGTTTACTTCTCGCTCTTTTCTATACCGCGCTTTCCTTTATGGGTGCCTCTAGTGTAGAAAAGTTGGGCCACTTAGAAAATGGCGCTGAAGTTTTGGCGAAAGTTTCGAATTACTACTTTGGTTCTTATGGTGCCGTTTTATTGGGATTAATGATTACAGTGGCATGCTTGACTACAAGTGTAGGGCTTATTACAGCCTGCTCTTCTTTTTTTCATTCATTGTTTCCGAAGATTTCTTACAAAAAATTCGCGGTTATTTTGTCTGTTTTCAGTACACTCGTTGCCAATATTGGATTAACGCAACTCATTAAGGTTTCCCTTCCAATTTTAATGACCATGTACCCGATTGCGATCTCGTTACTCTTCTTGACGTTTCTGCACAAAGCATTCAATGGCAGGCCAGAAGTGTATCAAGGAAGCTTACTTTTCACTTTTCTGATTAGTCTGTTTGATGGCTTAAAGGCTGCTGGAGTCGAAAACAGTGTTGTCCATCATTATTTTACTCAGTTCCTTCCACTGTATGACGTAGGCTTGGGCTGGCTGCTGCCTTCTCTTATAGGTGGGGTATGTGGATACATGATCAGTGTATTCCGGAAGAATACGTATCACGTTCAAAAACAGAAGGAGGCATGA
- a CDS encoding 2OG-Fe(II) oxygenase produces MIGHTTEKERTIFDHTGNRIKTEDREIRILAKYEEPLVVVLGNVLSDSECDELIEHSRERLQRSKIGEDRSVNSIRTSSGVFCEQTETITRIEKRISQIMNIPIEHGDGLQVLRYTPGQEYKPHYDFFAETSRASTNNRISTLVMYLNDVEQGGETVFPLLHLSVFPTKGMAVYFEYFYSNQELNEFTLHAGTQVIHGEKWVATMWMRRQSFRVS; encoded by the coding sequence ATGATAGGGCACACGACAGAGAAAGAACGGACGATATTTGATCATACTGGGAATAGGATCAAGACAGAAGACCGAGAGATTCGAATCCTTGCTAAGTATGAGGAACCACTGGTTGTCGTGTTAGGAAATGTGCTTAGCGATAGTGAATGCGATGAGCTAATCGAACATTCCAGAGAAAGATTGCAACGCTCAAAAATAGGGGAGGATCGTTCAGTCAATTCTATTCGGACGAGCAGCGGGGTGTTCTGCGAGCAGACGGAGACGATTACAAGAATCGAGAAGCGAATCTCTCAAATCATGAACATTCCTATAGAGCACGGTGATGGCTTGCAAGTTTTACGATATACCCCTGGCCAAGAATACAAACCCCATTATGATTTCTTTGCAGAAACAAGTCGAGCAAGTACCAACAATCGCATTAGTACGCTTGTGATGTATTTGAATGATGTGGAGCAAGGCGGAGAAACGGTGTTCCCTTTGCTTCATTTATCTGTTTTTCCTACTAAAGGCATGGCTGTCTACTTTGAATATTTTTATAGCAATCAAGAATTAAACGAGTTCACTTTGCATGCAGGGACACAAGTGATCCATGGGGAAAAGTGGGTTGCAACGATGTGGATGAGAAGACAAAGCTTTCGGGTCTCCTAG